A genomic stretch from uncultured Pseudodesulfovibrio sp. includes:
- a CDS encoding ribonuclease HII, with protein sequence MTQSILYGRQGLTPIEIAGVDEAGRGCLAGPVVAGACILPAEYDLPGLNDSKQLTAAKREVLYDLIREQAVAWAVGVAWAPEIDDINILQATFQAMGRAVQGMKVEPKFLQIDGNKTIPYHALHRDIPQEFIIKGDGKIPAISAASVMAKTFRDRLMVKLAKRYPGYGISKHMGYGTKAHMTAIQELGPCRQHRLTFRGVKPEEKMQVQASLF encoded by the coding sequence ATGACCCAAAGTATATTGTACGGTAGGCAGGGATTGACCCCCATCGAGATCGCAGGCGTAGACGAGGCCGGGCGCGGTTGCCTGGCGGGTCCGGTCGTGGCTGGGGCGTGTATCCTCCCTGCGGAATATGACCTGCCGGGATTGAATGATTCCAAACAGCTTACAGCTGCCAAACGTGAAGTTTTGTATGACCTCATCCGTGAACAGGCCGTGGCCTGGGCCGTGGGTGTGGCTTGGGCGCCTGAAATTGACGACATCAACATCTTGCAGGCGACGTTTCAGGCCATGGGCCGTGCCGTGCAAGGTATGAAAGTCGAACCAAAGTTTCTTCAGATTGATGGCAATAAAACTATTCCGTACCACGCCTTGCACCGAGATATCCCGCAGGAATTCATCATCAAGGGTGACGGTAAGATTCCGGCTATTTCAGCGGCGTCCGTCATGGCAAAGACCTTTCGTGATCGGCTTATGGTCAAGCTCGCCAAGCGGTATCCCGGCTACGGCATATCCAAGCACATGGGCTACGGCACCAAGGCACATATGACCGCCATTCAGGAACTTGGTCCATGTCGCCAGCATCGCCTGACTTTTCGCGGCGTCAAGCCTGAAGAAAAAATGCAGGTACAAGCCAGTCTGTTTTAA
- the bioB gene encoding biotin synthase BioB: MSLNAICRKVLDGRPLAEPDIRYIVSLPADRLDELLVCSHTIRTAMFGSKVSLCAIINAKSGTCSENCSFCAQSGHHGGKSPEYPLLPASDIATAAATAKGNGITRFGIVASGKLVGDRDMVRFTEAVKRVAALGMAPDLSPGILKPAQLKALKKAGLKGYHHNLETSASFFPQMCTTHEYAEDVAAVRAGVEAGLYVCSGGIFGIGESWDDRVELALLLKELGVQSVPINFLHPIQGTPLEDREPLAPEEALKLVALYRFLLPDRALRICGGRLTVFGERRKAELLGSGANGLMVGDYLTIKGGSVTNDLEEIDHAGLQPETE; encoded by the coding sequence ATGAGTTTGAACGCCATATGCCGCAAGGTCCTTGACGGACGCCCGCTTGCGGAACCCGATATTCGGTACATCGTCTCTCTGCCCGCTGACAGGCTGGACGAACTGCTGGTCTGCTCCCACACAATCAGAACCGCCATGTTCGGCTCCAAGGTCAGTTTATGTGCCATCATCAATGCAAAGTCCGGTACATGCTCAGAAAACTGTTCTTTTTGCGCCCAATCCGGTCATCACGGAGGCAAAAGCCCGGAATATCCGCTGCTTCCTGCCAGTGATATTGCCACAGCTGCGGCCACTGCCAAAGGGAATGGCATCACCCGGTTCGGCATCGTGGCCAGCGGCAAATTGGTCGGAGATCGCGACATGGTCAGATTCACCGAAGCTGTCAAAAGAGTCGCTGCACTCGGCATGGCTCCGGACCTATCTCCGGGCATCCTGAAACCGGCCCAATTAAAAGCATTGAAAAAGGCAGGTTTGAAGGGTTATCATCACAACCTGGAAACATCGGCCTCGTTCTTTCCGCAGATGTGCACGACGCACGAGTATGCAGAAGATGTGGCCGCTGTCCGCGCTGGAGTCGAAGCCGGACTCTATGTTTGCTCCGGCGGCATCTTCGGCATCGGGGAGTCGTGGGATGACCGAGTGGAACTTGCCTTGCTGCTGAAAGAACTGGGCGTGCAGTCCGTACCGATCAATTTCCTGCACCCCATTCAAGGCACGCCACTTGAGGACAGAGAGCCTTTGGCCCCGGAAGAAGCACTCAAGCTGGTGGCCCTGTATCGGTTTCTGCTGCCGGACCGCGCTCTGCGCATCTGCGGTGGGCGACTCACCGTATTCGGGGAACGCCGCAAGGCCGAACTGCTCGGCTCCGGTGCGAATGGATTGATGGTGGGAGACTACCTGACCATCAAGGGAGGCAGTGTGACAAATGACCTTGAAGAGATTGACCATGCCGGTTTACAACCGGAAACAGAGTGA
- a CDS encoding HPr family phosphocarrier protein has protein sequence MTDESTSTDSAPGDYISRQVIVASDNGLHARPAGRLAQAAQSFESAITLIHKDQEADAKSILDILTLAAEPGHVLELRASGADAEEALTRLEQLFKNKFEG, from the coding sequence ATGACGGACGAAAGCACCTCAACCGATTCTGCCCCTGGGGATTATATATCCCGGCAAGTGATTGTTGCCAGTGATAACGGGCTGCATGCCCGCCCCGCAGGCAGGCTCGCTCAGGCCGCACAGTCCTTTGAATCCGCGATCACCTTGATCCACAAAGATCAGGAAGCGGACGCCAAGTCTATTCTCGATATCCTCACCCTGGCGGCCGAACCGGGCCATGTGCTCGAACTGCGAGCCTCGGGAGCGGATGCCGAAGAAGCGCTTACACGGCTTGAACAACTGTTCAAAAACAAATTCGAGGGATAA
- the smpB gene encoding SsrA-binding protein SmpB — MAKKKKSKVSPNTIGTNKQARRLYEILETFEAGISLLGSEVKSLRAGQVSFKDGYVQFRNDSAFLIGVHIAPYEKTGVYDQHDPERPRQLLLHKQEITMLKTKSEQKGLSVIPMKMYFSRGKVKVQIGLGRGKNVHSKKQDLKDRDISRDTARQLAAYK, encoded by the coding sequence ATGGCAAAAAAGAAAAAAAGCAAAGTTTCACCGAATACCATCGGTACCAATAAGCAGGCCCGCCGGCTGTATGAAATCCTTGAGACCTTCGAGGCCGGTATCTCTCTGCTCGGCAGCGAAGTCAAATCCCTTCGTGCCGGACAGGTGTCATTCAAGGACGGCTATGTCCAGTTCCGCAACGATTCCGCTTTCCTGATCGGAGTGCATATCGCGCCCTATGAGAAAACCGGCGTCTATGATCAACATGACCCGGAGCGCCCCCGGCAACTGCTGCTGCACAAGCAGGAAATCACCATGCTCAAGACCAAAAGTGAGCAAAAGGGCCTTTCTGTCATCCCCATGAAGATGTACTTCAGCCGAGGCAAGGTCAAAGTACAGATTGGGCTTGGTCGAGGCAAAAACGTCCACTCAAAGAAGCAGGATCTCAAAGATCGCGACATCTCCCGCGACACCGCACGGCAGTTGGCAGCATACAAGTAA
- a CDS encoding YraN family protein, translating to MGLFSKLLPTKRTGDLGESAAARYLETKGFRVLERNWRYRQWELDLICLDRDTVVFVEVKTRKANSMASPADGLTRKKQARLVKAASHYLTQNDLWDEPCRFDLAAVVDTGSSMDVEHCENAFDLSGMEI from the coding sequence ATGGGGCTTTTCTCAAAACTACTGCCGACAAAACGAACCGGCGATCTGGGCGAGAGTGCGGCGGCGCGATATCTTGAAACAAAAGGATTTCGCGTACTGGAGCGCAACTGGCGATATCGCCAGTGGGAACTGGACCTCATCTGCCTGGACCGGGACACCGTCGTGTTTGTGGAAGTCAAAACGCGAAAAGCCAATTCCATGGCGTCCCCGGCTGACGGCTTGACCCGTAAAAAACAGGCAAGACTGGTCAAAGCGGCCAGTCACTACCTGACGCAAAACGATCTGTGGGATGAACCATGCCGGTTTGATCTGGCTGCCGTTGTGGATACAGGTTCATCCATGGACGTGGAACACTGTGAAAACGCATTCGACCTGAGCGGAATGGAAATATGA
- a CDS encoding PTS system mannose/fructose/sorbose family transporter subunit IID, whose amino-acid sequence MHVKDLPTLQKDSKSMAFVRSFIRCYLAGAGFNTRGMQNIGLMYAMQPGLAAIHSDPKELRAALKRYVRHYQSHPFWTPCLVGILLNVEQAIATNRFPPKMLAKVKDTTAYSLSAIGDSVFAGSLLIFWALFSICLLLSGNPHLAFATGLIFLTALQAFRIYTFTCGVRQGFKFLERLKRWDLINWGRRVKYANAALLLWLWALIWPRPYQWWELIIGVSALLIFGRFVRTGLLSRVLAVAVFVALIDLFTWINETGWTGFGL is encoded by the coding sequence ATGCACGTCAAAGATCTCCCCACTCTCCAAAAGGACTCGAAGTCCATGGCCTTCGTACGCAGCTTCATACGCTGCTACCTGGCCGGTGCGGGATTCAATACACGAGGCATGCAGAACATCGGTCTGATGTATGCGATGCAGCCGGGCCTCGCGGCCATCCATTCCGACCCCAAAGAGCTTCGGGCTGCCTTGAAACGATACGTGCGCCATTACCAGTCCCATCCTTTCTGGACACCATGTCTTGTCGGCATTCTACTCAACGTGGAACAGGCCATTGCCACGAATCGCTTCCCGCCCAAGATGCTGGCCAAAGTCAAGGACACCACTGCCTACTCCCTGTCCGCCATCGGTGATTCAGTCTTTGCCGGGAGTCTGCTCATATTCTGGGCACTGTTCTCCATCTGTCTGCTCCTGAGTGGCAACCCGCATCTCGCCTTTGCTACCGGGCTGATATTTCTGACAGCTTTACAGGCCTTCCGCATATACACTTTCACCTGCGGCGTGCGACAGGGCTTCAAATTTCTTGAACGACTCAAACGGTGGGATCTCATCAACTGGGGGCGCCGGGTCAAATACGCCAACGCAGCCCTGCTGCTATGGCTCTGGGCACTCATCTGGCCTCGCCCCTATCAATGGTGGGAGTTGATAATAGGTGTCAGCGCACTCCTCATTTTCGGACGATTTGTCCGTACAGGGCTGTTGTCCCGTGTTCTCGCCGTTGCCGTATTCGTTGCTCTCATCGACCTTTTCACCTGGATCAACGAAACTGGTTGGACTGGATTTGGCTTGTGA
- the rsmI gene encoding 16S rRNA (cytidine(1402)-2'-O)-methyltransferase: protein MSDTGTLWVVATPLGNTGDLSPRARQILTEADVILAEDTRRAGLLFKRLELERHGRLISFFEHNEDKKIPRVIELLEDGLEVALISDAGTPLLSDPGFTLVRACRDNDIRVSPVPGPSAPVVALSASGLPPLPYTFLGFPPRKKSHTEKLFQVHGETGATLVFFERKSRLTGTLSIAFDILGDREFCVARELTKDYEEFIRGNLGSIIDMDLDLRGELTVIIAPPTETGRTSETKIADMVEEETEIGGKPKEIARRVADRATGWTAKEVYAAMRD from the coding sequence ATGAGCGATACAGGCACACTCTGGGTGGTCGCCACCCCACTGGGCAACACGGGCGACCTTTCCCCGCGCGCACGACAGATATTGACCGAAGCGGATGTCATCCTGGCTGAAGACACTCGTCGGGCCGGACTGCTGTTCAAGCGACTGGAACTGGAACGGCATGGCCGCCTCATTTCCTTTTTCGAACACAATGAAGACAAGAAAATACCCAGGGTGATCGAACTGCTGGAGGACGGCCTTGAAGTGGCCCTGATATCCGATGCAGGGACACCGCTGTTGTCCGACCCCGGTTTCACACTTGTCCGCGCCTGTCGCGACAACGACATCCGCGTTTCTCCGGTGCCGGGACCGAGCGCACCTGTGGTGGCATTATCCGCCAGCGGTCTACCGCCCCTGCCTTACACATTTCTCGGTTTTCCCCCGCGCAAGAAAAGTCACACCGAAAAGCTCTTCCAGGTTCACGGCGAGACCGGAGCAACACTGGTATTTTTCGAGCGCAAATCCAGACTCACGGGCACCCTCTCCATTGCCTTTGACATACTTGGCGATCGCGAATTCTGCGTGGCCCGGGAGCTGACCAAGGACTATGAAGAGTTTATCCGGGGGAATCTGGGGTCCATCATTGACATGGACCTTGACCTGCGCGGAGAACTGACCGTCATCATCGCTCCGCCCACGGAGACAGGCCGAACCAGTGAAACAAAGATTGCCGATATGGTCGAGGAAGAAACCGAAATCGGCGGCAAACCCAAGGAAATAGCCAGACGAGTGGCGGACCGCGCCACAGGATGGACCGCCAAGGAAGTATACGCTGCCATGCGCGATTAA
- the ptsP gene encoding phosphoenolpyruvate--protein phosphotransferase, which produces MADAIITGIPVATGIAIGKAYFVNRNHMAHLPRQTVAAALVPDEIDRLKDAFATVEHELTVIREQVPEELKSHGSLIDTHLMMLKDPKLSSTAEGYITSLGLNAAWALEKAVADQEAAFGAIQDQYIRERMQDVRVVADRVQTKLMGVENDLTAISGRAIIMAHDLTPADTVELQVDKIMAFATVRGGKTSHTGIMARSLAIPALVGVDKLEDSVRDGDLVIIDGLAGKIIVNPTEAELEDYNERAAKFEVYTRKIKRQCHLPAETFDGSRVQVLSNIELVEEVAAVLDNGGEGVGLYRTEYAYLNRSELPSEDELTEKYIDLASIMYPRKVVFRTLDLGADKFITSFGELNEANPAMGLRAIRFCLKNPQLFKTQLRAILRASAYGNVSMMFPMISGVKEVRQAKAWLAQAKAELRREGIDYDHDMPVGTMIELPAAVMIADFLAHEVDFFSIGTNDLIQYSIGVDRTNRHVSYLYQPLHPATLRAIKLVVDAAHQAGIEVSLCGEVASDPFCVPILLGMGIDSISMTPQAIPGIKRIIRQINMHDCRILLKDVLECRTVSRINNLVMDNIFKHFPEEVSFFSSLLENDELPS; this is translated from the coding sequence ATGGCTGACGCGATTATCACAGGCATCCCGGTTGCCACAGGCATAGCCATCGGCAAAGCCTACTTCGTCAACCGGAACCACATGGCACATCTGCCCAGGCAGACCGTGGCTGCTGCGCTAGTGCCTGATGAAATCGACCGTCTCAAAGATGCGTTCGCCACTGTCGAGCACGAGTTGACAGTCATTCGCGAACAGGTACCCGAGGAGTTGAAAAGCCACGGTTCGCTCATTGATACACACCTGATGATGCTCAAAGACCCCAAGCTGTCGAGCACAGCTGAAGGGTACATCACCTCACTCGGCCTGAACGCGGCATGGGCACTTGAAAAGGCCGTTGCCGATCAGGAAGCAGCGTTCGGGGCCATCCAGGACCAGTATATCCGAGAACGCATGCAGGATGTACGCGTGGTGGCTGACAGGGTTCAGACCAAACTCATGGGGGTTGAAAACGACCTGACAGCCATCTCAGGCCGCGCCATCATCATGGCCCACGACCTGACCCCGGCGGACACCGTCGAGTTGCAGGTGGACAAGATCATGGCCTTTGCCACCGTACGCGGCGGCAAGACATCCCATACCGGCATCATGGCCCGATCCCTGGCGATCCCCGCTCTTGTGGGAGTCGACAAGCTTGAAGATTCAGTGCGTGACGGAGATCTGGTCATCATTGATGGCCTGGCCGGGAAAATAATCGTCAATCCCACCGAAGCGGAACTCGAAGACTACAATGAACGGGCTGCCAAGTTCGAAGTTTACACTCGCAAAATCAAACGCCAGTGCCATCTTCCGGCAGAAACCTTTGACGGTTCACGGGTTCAGGTGCTGTCCAACATTGAACTGGTGGAAGAAGTGGCCGCAGTTTTGGATAACGGCGGAGAAGGCGTTGGTCTTTATCGAACGGAATACGCCTATCTCAACCGGAGCGAGCTGCCCTCAGAAGACGAACTGACTGAAAAATATATCGACCTCGCCTCCATCATGTATCCGCGCAAGGTGGTTTTCCGCACACTGGATCTCGGAGCCGACAAATTCATTACTTCCTTCGGTGAACTCAACGAAGCCAATCCAGCCATGGGATTGCGTGCAATCCGTTTCTGTCTCAAAAACCCGCAGTTATTCAAGACCCAGCTTCGGGCTATTCTGCGCGCTTCGGCTTACGGCAACGTCTCCATGATGTTTCCCATGATTTCAGGGGTCAAGGAAGTACGGCAGGCCAAAGCATGGCTGGCACAGGCAAAGGCGGAACTGCGCCGCGAAGGCATCGACTACGACCATGACATGCCCGTGGGCACCATGATCGAACTGCCGGCAGCCGTGATGATCGCCGATTTCCTGGCGCACGAAGTAGACTTCTTTTCCATCGGCACCAATGACCTTATCCAGTATTCCATCGGCGTGGACAGGACCAACCGGCACGTATCCTATCTGTACCAACCGCTTCACCCCGCCACCCTGCGCGCTATCAAATTGGTGGTTGACGCAGCCCACCAGGCCGGCATAGAAGTGTCGCTCTGCGGTGAGGTGGCATCCGACCCGTTCTGTGTACCCATCCTGCTCGGCATGGGCATTGATTCCATCTCCATGACTCCACAGGCCATTCCAGGTATCAAGCGGATTATCCGGCAGATCAATATGCACGATTGCCGTATTCTCTTGAAAGATGTCTTGGAATGCCGCACGGTCAGTCGTATCAACAATCTGGTTATGGATAATATTTTCAAACACTTCCCAGAGGAAGTATCCTTTTTCTCGTCCCTGTTGGAAAACGACGAGCTGCCTTCCTAG
- a CDS encoding biotin transporter BioY has protein sequence MTNDSLMDLHQLVWTALMAALIGAGAYLVVPIGPVPVSMQPFFIFLAGYILGPKRGVLAVGLYLLAGTIGLPVFSGGKSGLGHLLGPTGGYLFGFVISAWMCGMARKTNPNLGWIIGLLWGLGALVVAYGTGATWLKFALSLSWYKAFMAGVVPFIPWDAIKIVAAVACCRYLIRLNLLPGQR, from the coding sequence ATGACGAATGATTCTCTCATGGACCTTCACCAGCTTGTCTGGACCGCACTCATGGCTGCGCTTATCGGTGCCGGAGCATATCTTGTCGTGCCCATCGGGCCTGTCCCTGTTTCCATGCAGCCCTTTTTCATATTTCTGGCCGGGTACATACTCGGACCCAAGCGCGGCGTACTGGCAGTCGGCCTCTATCTGCTGGCCGGGACCATCGGCCTGCCCGTTTTTTCAGGCGGCAAATCAGGCCTCGGCCATCTGCTCGGCCCGACCGGCGGCTACCTGTTCGGTTTCGTGATCTCGGCATGGATGTGCGGCATGGCCCGCAAGACCAACCCGAATCTGGGGTGGATCATAGGCCTGCTCTGGGGACTCGGAGCACTTGTGGTTGCCTACGGCACAGGCGCGACGTGGCTCAAATTCGCTCTTTCCTTGAGCTGGTACAAGGCGTTCATGGCCGGTGTTGTCCCCTTCATCCCGTGGGACGCGATAAAAATCGTGGCAGCCGTGGCTTGTTGCAGATACCTCATCCGACTGAATCTTCTGCCGGGACAACGGTAA